A part of Acropora palmata chromosome 6, jaAcrPala1.3, whole genome shotgun sequence genomic DNA contains:
- the LOC141884089 gene encoding NAD(P)H oxidoreductase RTN4IP1, mitochondrial-like isoform X2, with protein MLQHYVVQGSCKGCLFFASSIGLLFRRPISTHRLASLREICFRALSTRARNDSSPIQFMNAWYTNEYGSNIVLEFGSQPLPRLRKATDVLVRVHSASVNPIDFRMRSGYGETLLNVWRKMENTDEFPLILGRDFSGEVVKTGRMARRFTEGEQVWGTPSIISGGTHSEYVVASQDEISLKPSNWTHIEAASLPYVACTVWTALVSRAGLNRNNCQDKHVLVLGGSGGIGNFAIQLLKAWGACVTSTCSADAIELVAGIGADHVVDYNDSNVKKDLESLGGFDVILDPFGGQVGEKFTSLLSKWKGAVFVTLAPPVLSKTDDLGAGLGLLSAGQSFTSSALQKALCSGSLVSWGFFSPNGPALDYVGSLCQSGMIKPIVQEIFPFSKTDDAYAKLELGHARGKIVINVADDEIAKLKHPV; from the exons ATGTTACAACATTATGTGGTGCAGGGATCGTGTAAAGGTTGCTTATTCTTCGCCTCGTCAATTGGTCTCCTTTTCAGGAGGCCCATCTCTACTCATAGACTTGCTTCCTTGAGAGAAATCTGCTTTCGAGCACTTTCAACTCGCGCGAGAAACGACTCTAGTCCTATTCAGTTTATGAATGCTTGGTATACCAACGAGTACGGCTCTAACATTGTTCTGGAATTCGGAAGTCAACCTTTGCCGAGGCTACGAAAAGCCACCGATGTTTTGGTTCGAGTTCATTCGGCCTCTGTTAACCCCATAGACTTCAGAATGCGAAGCGGTTATGGGGAAACTCTGCTAAATGTGTGGCGGAAAATGGAAAACACAGATGAGTTTCCTCTTATTCTAGGAAGAGATTTCTCAGGTGAAGTGGTGAAAACAGGTCGCATGGCTAGAAGGTTTACGGAGGGAGAACAG GTTTGGGGAACACCTAGCATTATTTCTGGAGGGACGCACTCTGAATATGTGGTTGCAAGTCAAGATGAG ATATCTCTCAAGCCGTCAAACTGGACACACATTGAAGCTGCATCTCTTCCGTATGTCGCGTGCACTGTTTGGACTGCGCTTGTTAGTAGAGCAGGTCTAAATCGCAACAACTGTCAGGATAAGCA TGTCCTTGTTCTTGGTGGATCAGGAGGAATTGGTAACTTTGCCATTCAG TTGCTGAAGGCCTGGGGAGCTTGTGTTACAAGCACATGCTCTGCAGACGCTATAGAGCTTGTTGCTGGAATTGGAGCAGATCATGTGGTAGACTATAACGATTCTAATGTGAAGAAAGATCTGGAATCACTTGGAGG TTTTGACGTGATTTTGGATCCATTTGGAGGCCAGGTTGGAGAAAAATTCACAAGTCTGCTCTCCAAGTGGAAAGGAGCAGTGTTTGTGACTCTTGCTCCTCCAGTCCTCAGCAAGACTGATGACTTAGGAGCAGGACTTGGGCTGTTATCTGCAGGACAATCCTTCACTTCATCTGCACTTCAAAAG GCCCTGTGTAGTGGTAGTTTGGTATCATGGGGTTTCTTCAGTCCAAACGGCCCTGCACTGGATTATGTCGGATCTCTTTGTCAATCAGGAATG ATAAAACCCATAGTACAAGAGatttttcccttttccaaGACTGATGACGcatatgcaaaacttgagcttGGTCATGCAAGAGGAAAGATAGTTATAAATGTAGCAGATGACGAGATAGCCAAACTGAAACATCCTGTATGA
- the LOC141884089 gene encoding NAD(P)H oxidoreductase RTN4IP1, mitochondrial-like isoform X1 → MLQHYVVQGSCKGCLFFASSIGLLFRRPISTHRLASLREICFRALSTRARNDSSPIQFMNAWYTNEYGSNIVLEFGSQPLPRLRKATDVLVRVHSASVNPIDFRMRSGYGETLLNVWRKMENTDEFPLILGRDFSGEVVKTGRMARRFTEGEQVWGTPSIISGGTHSEYVVASQDEISLKPSNWTHIEAASLPYVACTVWTALVSRAGLNRNNCQDKQYVPSVAGGQLRMVHCHLRSLTNYNLYGNNVFFHLMFLSVLVLGGSGGIGNFAIQLLKAWGACVTSTCSADAIELVAGIGADHVVDYNDSNVKKDLESLGGFDVILDPFGGQVGEKFTSLLSKWKGAVFVTLAPPVLSKTDDLGAGLGLLSAGQSFTSSALQKALCSGSLVSWGFFSPNGPALDYVGSLCQSGMIKPIVQEIFPFSKTDDAYAKLELGHARGKIVINVADDEIAKLKHPV, encoded by the exons ATGTTACAACATTATGTGGTGCAGGGATCGTGTAAAGGTTGCTTATTCTTCGCCTCGTCAATTGGTCTCCTTTTCAGGAGGCCCATCTCTACTCATAGACTTGCTTCCTTGAGAGAAATCTGCTTTCGAGCACTTTCAACTCGCGCGAGAAACGACTCTAGTCCTATTCAGTTTATGAATGCTTGGTATACCAACGAGTACGGCTCTAACATTGTTCTGGAATTCGGAAGTCAACCTTTGCCGAGGCTACGAAAAGCCACCGATGTTTTGGTTCGAGTTCATTCGGCCTCTGTTAACCCCATAGACTTCAGAATGCGAAGCGGTTATGGGGAAACTCTGCTAAATGTGTGGCGGAAAATGGAAAACACAGATGAGTTTCCTCTTATTCTAGGAAGAGATTTCTCAGGTGAAGTGGTGAAAACAGGTCGCATGGCTAGAAGGTTTACGGAGGGAGAACAG GTTTGGGGAACACCTAGCATTATTTCTGGAGGGACGCACTCTGAATATGTGGTTGCAAGTCAAGATGAG ATATCTCTCAAGCCGTCAAACTGGACACACATTGAAGCTGCATCTCTTCCGTATGTCGCGTGCACTGTTTGGACTGCGCTTGTTAGTAGAGCAGGTCTAAATCGCAACAACTGTCAGGATAAGCA GTATGTTCCATCTGTGGCCGGTGGCCAGTTACGCATGGTTCACTGTCACTTGAGATCTCTCacaaattataatttatacggtaataatgtattttttcatttaatgttCTTAAGTGTCCTTGTTCTTGGTGGATCAGGAGGAATTGGTAACTTTGCCATTCAG TTGCTGAAGGCCTGGGGAGCTTGTGTTACAAGCACATGCTCTGCAGACGCTATAGAGCTTGTTGCTGGAATTGGAGCAGATCATGTGGTAGACTATAACGATTCTAATGTGAAGAAAGATCTGGAATCACTTGGAGG TTTTGACGTGATTTTGGATCCATTTGGAGGCCAGGTTGGAGAAAAATTCACAAGTCTGCTCTCCAAGTGGAAAGGAGCAGTGTTTGTGACTCTTGCTCCTCCAGTCCTCAGCAAGACTGATGACTTAGGAGCAGGACTTGGGCTGTTATCTGCAGGACAATCCTTCACTTCATCTGCACTTCAAAAG GCCCTGTGTAGTGGTAGTTTGGTATCATGGGGTTTCTTCAGTCCAAACGGCCCTGCACTGGATTATGTCGGATCTCTTTGTCAATCAGGAATG ATAAAACCCATAGTACAAGAGatttttcccttttccaaGACTGATGACGcatatgcaaaacttgagcttGGTCATGCAAGAGGAAAGATAGTTATAAATGTAGCAGATGACGAGATAGCCAAACTGAAACATCCTGTATGA